A single Danio aesculapii chromosome 19, fDanAes4.1, whole genome shotgun sequence DNA region contains:
- the zgc:158445 gene encoding endonuclease domain-containing 1 protein, translating into MRLFVVPVLLVFGFPLIMTKIVDSFSKCSEFFVRSKPPVIPDILKDSVSKDNNRYKLICQDKVYFATLYDTTNKIPVFSAYKYIKTNVKTDRKKNFVIDTELKEDQAKDKDYKNQIKMSRGHLFPKSHAANQEAADSTFTLTNIVPQQEQFNNGEWNTKEDEFKSSMDRDCLNNNGIAEAFVVTGAIPSEKTLLNNKVNIPTHMWMAFCCFNKDTKKWMTKAYCATNEEKSTAVLPGETLAALQIFLNDKWKRNIKLFPDDCK; encoded by the exons ATGCGTCTGTTTGTTGTCCCTGTGCTGCTAGTGTTCGGTTTCCCATTGATCATGACTAAAATTGTAGATTCCTTCAGTAAATGCAGCGAGTTTTTCGTGAGATCGAAACCTCCGGTGATTCCTGACATTCTGAAGGATTCAGTTTCAAAGGACAACAACCGCTACAAACTAATCTGCCAAGACAAGGTTTATTTTGCCACTCTCTATGACACAACCAACAAGATCCCAGTTTTCTCAgcatacaaatatattaaaactaacGTAAAAACTGACAGAAAGAAAAACTTTGTGATTGACACTGAG CTTAAAGAAGATCAAGCTAAAGATAAAGACTACAAAAACCAGATAAAGATGTCTCGAGGTCATCTATTCCCGAAATCCCATGCAGCTAATCAAGAAGCTGCTGATTCTACATTCACCCTGACCAATATTGTGCCACAGCAGGAGCAATTTAACAATGGTGAGTGGAATACAAAGGAAGATGAGTTTAAAAGCAGCATGGATAGAGACTGCTTGAACAATAATGGTATAGCTGAAGCCTTTGTGGTGACCGGAGCGATACCCAGTGAAAAGACCCTGCTGAATAACAAAGTGAACATCCCCACACATATGTGGATGGCGTTTTGCTGCTTTAACAAAGATACAAAGAAATGGATGACCAAGGCGTACTGTGCCACAAATGAAGAAAAAAGCACAGCGGTGCTTCCAGGAGAAACCCTAGCTGCATTACAGATCTTTCTTAATGACAAATGGAAGAGAAATATCAAACTCTTTCCTGACGACTGTAAATAA
- the LOC130247026 gene encoding C-type lectin domain family 4 member F: MDSVYGNSAIILSTVASSEECSRYKDKSTSNKRVRERRSTSKWTSKRTKVLLLVLGFTLVISLGGLCALWMIYINTLADFNSLKEQLSAQELNSTTLRDDRENVLLFAVLKEAFNVLSSRNQTCRDWLSFYDAQSCNLSVNGWTACLGKLYFFSSNKLNWSSSRDDCVSRGADLVTITSQSEQDFLVSKTTESHWIGLSDLETEGHWVWVNKQTLKETGVQ; encoded by the exons ATGGATTCAGTTTATGGAAATTCTGCAATCATCCTTTCAACAGTTGCTTCAAGTGAAGAATGCTCTCGATACAAAG ATAAATCCACCAGCAATAAACGTGTGCGGGAGAGAAGGAGCACTTCAAAGTGGACCTCAAAGAGGACTAAAGTTCTACTGTTAGTTCTGGGTTTCACGCTTGTTATTTCTCTTGGAGGTCTCTGCGCTCTGTGGATGATTT ATATTAATACACTTGCAGACTTTAATTCACTGAAAGAGCAACTGTCAGCTCAAGAGCTCAACAGCACAACTCTCAGAGACG ATAGAGAAAACGTTCTGCTTTTTGCTG TCTTGAAGGAAGCGTTCAATGTTCTTTCATCCAGAAACCAAACATGTCGAGATTGGCTGTCCTTTTACGATG CTCAGTCTTGTAATCTCTCTGTGAACGGCTGGACAGCTTGTCTTGGAAAGCTGTACTTCTTCAGCTCTAATAAACTGAACTGGTCCAGCAGTCGAGATGACTGTGTTTCTAGAGGAGCTGATCTGGTCACCataaccagccaatcagaacag GATTTCCTAGTCTCCAAAACTACTGAGTCTCACTGGATTGGTCTCAGTGATCTGGAGACTGAAGGACATTGGGTTTGGGTGAACAAGCAGACTCTCAAAGAAACTGGAGTACAGTAA